From the Pontibaca methylaminivorans genome, the window CGCCGCTACGGGTTCCGCCCGCGCGGCCTTGCCCCGGCTGGCCCTGACCGCCCGGAACGGCAGCAGCGGATCCACCTGCCGCAGCACCTCCTCGACCAGTTGCCCGCCCTGGTTCACCTCGGCCACGAGCCTTGCCGCACCGAAACGCTCCATCGCCGCGATCGCGGCCCGCGCCCAGCCGAGCGGCCCGACCCCCTGCACCGTGCAATCGGCCAGCACATAGGCGCACCAGTCCTGCGGCGGCCCCTGCGTGCAGGCGCCGGCGACGATGATGCCGCACTCATCCGCCGCCGCCCCCGCGCTCACCGCCGGGTCAAGCGCAACGACGACACGGTCCAGATCCGGCACCGTCTCGACCCGCGCCTGCTCCAGCATCGCAGTGGTCCAGAGCGCCCCTTCCGCATCCGCAAGCAGCACCCCGTCAAGCTCCTGCCGCCCGAGCCGCGTGCCGGCATAACGCGCCCGCACCTCGGTCAGGAAGGATTGCGCCAGATTCGCCCGGTTCGCCTCGGTCGGCGCATGGGTCAGCACCGTCGAGGGCGCGGCCAGCAGCCGTTTCAACACGCCCACATTGCGCGGCGTGGTGGTCACACAGGCCCGCGGTCGCTCGCCCCGGCGCAGCGCGAACTGCAGCATGTCCCAGGTCGCCTCGCCCCGGCCCCATTTGGCCAGCTCGTCCGCCCAGGCGGCATCGAACTGCGGCCCCCGAAGGCCCTCGGGGTCATGTGCCGAATAGGCCTGCGCCTCGGCCCCGTTCGGCCAGACCAGCTTGCGCTCGCTCGCCTTCCAGATCGGGCGGCGATCGGGGGGCGAACAGGCGATGATGCCGCTCTCGCCCATCACCATCACGTCGCGCACCTGATCATAGGTCTCCCCGACCAGCGCCACCCGCCGCGCCCGGCCAGAATCGAGCGGCCGGGGCCCTTCCACCTCGGCCCGCACCCACTCCGCCCCGGCGCGGGTCTTGCCGGCACCGCGCCCGCCCATGACCACCCAGGCCCGCCAGTCGCCTTCGGGGGCGATCTGGTGCGGCAGCGCCCAGAACTCGAAAAGAAAAGGGAGGGCGCAATGCCCTCCCTCCCCGATCTCATCCAGAAACCTCTCCCGGATCGCAACAGGCGCGCAGGCGAGCCAGCCTGCACCCGATTTCAAACCGAGCCCGCTCAAGGTCGAGCGCATAGCCCCCCTGCGCGATTCCCGCCTGCCTGTGCTGTTGCTCGACAAGGCTTGCCTCCACTTTCAGACAGGTGCGGATCAACGCTTCGAGCGCCGCCACCTGCCGGGTTCCATTGACGATATCCGCGTCTCCCCCCGCCCTGATCCGCCTGCTCAGATCTTCCGCCTGCCAGCGCAGATTGCGAACCGAATCCTCCAGCGACGCCAGCAGTTCCGCCGTGCGCCGGATTCGCTCCTCCGGGGTCAGTAAAGTCATGTCTGCTCATGCCCTCATGCGAAAATTGCCCCCGCACGAGAAAAATGAAAAACGGCCGGCGAACCTTGTCCGCGGCCGTTTGCCACCTCTCCTAGCATGTCATGATCCTTACGCGGCAGCGCGCGAAAAGTCAAGCGAAAACGCAACCTTAAGCAGAGCGATGCGCAACGCGGGCATCATTCACCCGCGGATTCGGCCTCGATGCGGCGCCAGTTCGCGACGTTGCGGTTGTGCTCGTCAAGCGTCGCGGCAAAGCTGTGCCCGCCGGTCCCGTCGGCCACGAAGAACAGGTAATCGGTCTTTTCCGGCGCCACCGCGGCCTCGAGGCTGGCCACGCCGGGATTGGCGATCGGCGTCTCCGGCAGCCCCTCGATCACATAGGTGTTCCAGGGCGTCGCCTTGCGCAATTCGCTCTGGCGCAGCCCGCGCCCCAGCACGCCCTTGCCGTTCGTGATGCCATAGATCACCGTCGGGTCGGTCTGCAGCCGCATGCCGCGTTCCAGCCGGTTGACAAAGACGCTGGCCACCTGCCCGCGCTCCTGCGGCACCCCGGTCTCCTTTTCGATGATCGAGGCCATGATCAGCATCTGGTCCGCCGAGTCATAGGGCAACCCCTCTTCCCGTCCCTCCCAGGCGGCGGCGATGCGCAACTCCTGCCGCTGCTGCATCCGGTCCAGCAGCGCCGCGCGCTCCATGCCGGGGGCCGCATCATAGCTGTCGGGCGCGAGATGCCCTTCGGGCGGGAGTTCCCCGACCTCCCCCTCAAGGATGTCGATGGCCTTCAGCGCCTCGACCACCTGCCAGTTGGTCACCCCTTCGGCCAGCGCGATACGATAGCGCGTGTCGGGCTGTTTCAGCTGCTCGGCATATTCCTCGGGCGCCTCGTCGCTGATGGTGTCGAACTCGACCAGTTCCACGAACCGGCCCTCGGCCGGATCAAGCTGGCGCACCCGGGTCTGGGTGTGGTTCACGCCGACGCGATAGATGATCTCGGTTCCGCAGGTGCTGGCGCCGCCGCGGGTGATCTCGTCCATGATCTCGTCCATGGAGGCCCCGGGGCGGATCAGGAAGCTGCCCGCCTTCAGCTTGTCGGCCTTCTCGGTATAGCCCGCGCCGATGCGAAAGATGCTCGGATGGCGCACCGCGCCCTGCTCGGCCAGATCGCGGCTCACCCGCGCGATATTCGCGCCGCGCTCCACCCGCAGGCAGATCGCCTCGGCCAGCGGTCCCTCGGTCGTATATTGCCGCTTGCCCCAGAGGATCACGCCCCCGATCGCCAGCAAAACGATGATGAGAAAGCTGACCATGTTCGAGGCGATGCTGCGCCACATTATGCGGGCTTTCCGAACACGAGGCTCGCATTGGTGCCGCCAAAGCCGAACGAGTTGGACAGCGCGACATCAATCTTCCGCTCGCGCTTCGCATTCGCCGCCAGGTCGACCACGGTTTCCGCCGCCGGATTATCCAGGTTGATCGTCGGCGGCGCCACCTGGTCGCGCAGCGCAAGCACCGTAAAGATTGCCTCGATCGCGCCCGCCGCGCCAAGCAGATGCCCGGTCATCGACTTGGTCGAGGACATGGTGACATCCTTCGCCGCATCGCCCATCATCCGCTCCACCGCGCGAAGCTCGATCGTGTCGGCCATGGTGCTGGTGCCGTGGGCATTGATATAGTCGATGGCCCCGGGTTCCAGCCCCGCATGCCCGAGCGCCGCGCGCATCGCCCGCTCGGCCCCGTCGCCGTCCTCGCTCGGTGCGGTGACGTGATAGGCATCGCCCGACAGGCCATAACCCAGAATTTCAGCATAGATCGTCGCGCCGCGCGCCTTGGCGTGTTCATATTCCTCCAGCACCACGACACCCGCACCCTCGCCCATCACGAATCCGTCGCGGTCCACATCGTAGGGGCGGCTCGCCGCCTGCGGATTGTCACCGAATTTCGTGCTGAGCGCCTTGCAGGCGTTGAACCCGGCGATGCCGATTTCCGAAATCGCCGCCTCTGCGCCACCCGCGACCATCACGTCGGCATCGCCATAGCGGATCAGCCGGCTTGCATCGCCGATGGCATGGGCGCCGGTCGAACAGGCCGTGACCACCGCATGGTTCGGCCCCTTGAAGCCATAGCGGATGCTGACCTGGCCCGAAATCAGGTTGATCAGCGCCCCGGGGATGAAGAACGGCGAAACCCGGCGCGGACCCCGCTCCTTGAGCAGGATCGCCGTGTCGGCGATGGAGCCAAGCCCCCCGATCCCCGATCCGAGCATGACGCCGGTGCGCAGCCGGTCCTCTTCGGCCTCCGGGGTCCAGCGGGCATCCCGCACCGCCATGTCCGCAGCGGCGATCCCGTAAAGGATGAAATCCGCGATCTTGCGCTGGTCTTTGGGTTCGACCCAGTCATCGGCGTTGAAGCTGCCGTCGCTGCCGTCCCCGCGCGGAACCTCGCAGGCATAGGTCGTGGCCAGCCGGCTCGGATCGAACTGCCGGATGGTCCCGGCCCCGGAACGCCCTGCAAGAATTCCCTCCCAGCTGTGCTCGACCCCGGTGCCCAGGGGCGTCACCAGCCCCAGTCCCGTAACCACAACTCTTCGCATCCGCCGCCCTCTCGATTGTTCTTCCTGGCATGCCCGCTCATCAGACGCTCTTAGCCTGCGGGGGGGCAAAGGGGCAAGAGCGAGCATGGCACGGATGCGTCACCGGTCGTTCCGGCAGGGCTCCTGGCGGGAGCTACTGAAGCGCCGCGGTCGGCTCTGCCGAGGGCTGGGCCACCGAAAGCGCAAGCGGCAGATCGACCGTCCGCTGCAGCAGCGCGCGGCCGATGATCGCGCCGGCGATATTCGGATCGTGGGCAAGCCGCGCCACATCGTCGATATGCCGCACCACGCCGCTTGCAATCACCGGCGCGCGCGCCCCGGCCGCGAGCCCCGAAATCAGCCCGAGCGTCGCGTCGATCTCGCCCACATCGCTGTCGATGTCGGTCACGAGGATCCCGGCAAGCGGCAGGTCGTCGAAACTGCTGATGAACTGATCGGGCGGAAAGGCGCTTTGCTGGCGCCAGCCGTTGATCATGACCTGGCCCTCGCGCACATCCACGGCCAGCACGACCTGATCGGGAAGGAACTTCACCAGGTCGCGCACCATTTGCGGCTCCCAGACCGGCCAGCTGCCCAGCACGACCCGCCCGACGCCGCGCTCCAGCCAGTAATCGACGCTTTCGCGGCTGCGGATCCCGCCGCCAAGCTGCACCGGGATGCCGGCGACGCGGATGATCTCCTCGATCAACTCGGCATTGTTGCCCTCGCCCGCCGCGCCGTCGAGATCGGTCACATGCATCCATTCGGCCCCGGCGCGCGCAAAGCTCGCGGCAAGCTCCAGCGGATCGTCGTCATGAATGACCGGATCCCTCAGATCCCCCTTTGGCAGCAGCGCGCAGCGGCCCTTGTGCAGCTGGAGGGTTGGATAGAGTCTCATCGGTCTGCTCCTGATCATTGCCGGTCGGCCGAAGTCTAGCATGCGCCGCAGCAATATCCCACCGGCTTCCGGTTTCAGCACCGGAAGCGTCGGTTTCAGAACAGAAATATTGGCCCGTTACGGCAGCCCTCTGATTCGGACACGGATCATATCCGCCGCCCGGCAGGGGTGCCGTGAAATGAAAAACGGCGCCTGCCCGGTTCTGCGGGAAAGCGCCGTCTGCAATCCGCCTCCGGCGGGAAGGATCAGGATGCTTCGCTGATGAACTTCACCGCGTCGCCGACCGTCTGGATCGTCTCGGCCGCGTCGTCGGGAATCTCGATCCCGAACTCTTCTTCGAAGGCCATGACGAGTTCCACCGTGTCGAGGCTGTCCGCCCCCAGATCGTCGATGAACGAGGCGCTTTCGGTCACCTTGTCCTCTTCAACGCCCAGATGCTCAACAACGATCTTCTTTACGCGGTCTGCGACATCGCTCATTTCAGTTCCTCGTTCCTTTGCGGGCCTCTGGCCCAAGTCTTCGCCCGAACCGGGCCGGTGATCCCGGGTGTCCGGGCGTGGAATGGCGGCACCTGCGGCCCGCTCGCGTATACCGGCTGCCTAATAGCACAGTCCTTCCCGATGGCAAACGCTTTCACCGCAGTCTGTTGCGCCCCGGTTCCGCCGTCTCGGGCGGCGCGGGGCAGAGGCGCCGTCAATGGCAATGACGGGTGCCATGGCATCAGATTCGCCCGCCTGCCGCAAGCCTGTTCCTGCTGCCGGCACCGGTTCAGAGCATCGCCATGCCGCCGTTCACATGCAGCGTGGCGCCGGTCACATAGGCCGCTTCGGGGCTCGAAAGATAAAGCACGGCGGCGGCGATTTCCTGCGGCGTGCCCATGCGCCCGGCGGGCACCTTGGCCAGAATCGTCGCCCGCTGCTCGTCGTTCAGCTTTTCGGTCATGGCGGTCGAAACGAAACCCGGCGCAACCATGTTGACGGTGATGCCGCGGGTCGCGACCTCGTGCGCGAGCGATTTTCCCATCCCGCCGAGCGCGGCCTTGGCGGCGGCATAGTTGCTCTGGCCCGGGTTGCCGATCGCGCCGACCACGCTCGACACGTTCACGATCCGCCCCCAGCGGGCCTTCATCATCCCGCGCAGCACACCCCGGCACAGCCGGAACGCCGCCGTCAGATTGACGTCGATCACGTTCTGCCATTCCTCGTCCGCCATGCGCATGAACAGGTTGTCACGGGTGATGCCGGCGTTGTTCACCAGGATGTCGACGCCGCCCATGGCCTCGACCGCCTGGCGGGGAAGCGCCTCGACCGCGTCCGGGTCGGACAGGTTGCAGGGCAGCACATGCGCCCGCTCGCCCAGCTCCGCCGCGAGGCTCTCGAGCGGCTCCCGCCGCGTTCCCGAAAGCCCGACATTCGCGCCCGCGCCATGCAGCGCGCGGGCGATCTCGCCGCCGATCCCGCCGGACGCACCGGTAACGAGCGCCGACTTTCCCGTCAGATCAAACATCTCTCGTCTCCTGACTTGCAACCTGTCAGCCGCGGCTTGCGGCTGCCTCTATAATCTCTGCCGGCGTGCCCATGTTCCGGGTCGCGATGCTGCGGTCGATGCGGCGGATCATGCCCGAAAGCGCCTTGCCGGCACCGATCTCCCAGATTTCATCGACACCGGCCGCCTTCATCGCCAGCACGCTTTCGCGCCAGCGCACCGCGCCCGTGACCTGCTCCACCAGCAGCGCGCGGATTTCCTCGGGGTCGCTGACCGGCGCGGCGCGCACATTGGCCACCAAAGGCACTGCCGGCGCCTGGATCGTGATACCGGCCAGCGCCTCCTGCATCGCCCGTGCCGCGGGCTCCATCAATGCACAATGGAACGGGGCGCTGACCGGCAGCATGACCGCCCGTTTCGCACCTTTTTCCCTGGCGAGATCCGCGGCACGCTCGACCGCCGCGCGATCGCCCGAAACCACGACCTGCGCCGGGTCGTTGTCGTTCGCGGCGGCACAGACACCATCGCCCGCCGCCTCTTGCGCGATCTCGCGCACCGCCCCGAGATCAAGCCCCAGGATCGCCGCCATCGCCCCGTCGCCGACCGGCACCGCCTCCTGCATGGCCTGCCCGCGCAGCCGCAGCAGACGCGCGGTATCGGCCAGGCTGATCGCGCCGGCGGCCGCGAGCGCCGAATATTCACCGAGTGAATGACCGGCGACAAAGGCCGCATCCGCGATCGTGACACCCTCGGCTTCGAGCGCCCGCATGGCGGCGAGCGATGTCGCCATCAGCGCCGGCTGCGCGTTGCGCGTAAGCGTCAGTTCGTCAATATCGCCCTGCCAGATCAGCGCGCTGAGCCGTTCGCCAAGGGCTTCGTCCACTTCCTCGAACACGGCACGCGCGGCGGCATAGCTCTCCGCCAGCGCCTCGCCCATGCCGATGGTCTGCGCACCCTGCCCGGGAAAAACGAATGCCCTGCTCATGATGTCTCCGCCAGTTCCGCCAGTTTCCGCTGATGACCGCTCCGCCGTCCGGTCGGCGCCCGCCTTAGCTTGCGCATCGCGAAAGCACAATGTCCGACGCAGGCCGGTGCGGGGAACCGGCGGGAAAACCGCACAACCCCGCGGTCCACGGCCATCCGCCCTTGCCTCGCGCCCCCGAGCGTGTATGAGGGGCCATCCCGGCGCGGAGGACCGTATCGCGCAGACTCTCGTGGCAGGGCCGCGCCCGGGGAAACCGCCCTGCCTATGAAATGCGCCTCGACACAAGAACAGGAGTCTACATGCCACTCTATGAGCATGTCATGATCGCCCGTCAGGATCTTTCCGGCACCCAGGCCGAAGGGCTGATCGAACATTTCGGCGGCGTGCTGACCGACAACGGCGGCAAGCTGGTCGACCAGGAATACTGGGGCGTCAAGACCATGGCCTACCGGATCAACAAGAACCGCAAGGGGCATTACCTTTTCATGCGCACCGACGCGCCCGCCCCGGCGGTGCAGGAGATGGAGCGCCTGATGCGCCTTCATGACGACGTGATGCGCGTGCTCACCATCAAGGTGGACGAGCACAAGGAAGGCCCCTCGGTGCAGATGCAGAAGCGCGACGATCGCGACAGCCGCCGCGACAACCGCTGATCCATCGCTTCAGGAAAGGATAACAAGCCATGGCAATGAGACCATTTTTCCGCCGCCGCAAGGTCTGCCCCTTCTCCGGGGAGAACGCGCCCGTCATCGACTACAAGGACACCCGGCTTCTGCAGCGCTACATCAGCGAACGCGGCAAGATCGTGCCCTCGCGCATCACCGCCGTGTCCGCCGGCAAGCAGCGCGAACTGGCCCGCGCGATCAAGCGCGCCCGCTTCCTCGCGCTGCTGCCCTATGTCGTGAAATAAGGAGCAGACGACCATGCAAGTCATTCTTCTCGAACGCGTGGCCAAGCTGGGCCAGATGGGCGACATCGTCGACGTCAAGCCCGGCTTTGCACGCAATTACCTGCTGCTGCAGAAAAAGGCGCTGACCGCCAGCAAGGAAAACATCGAAGCCTTCGAAGACCAGAAGGCACAGCTCGAGGCGCGCAACCTCGAAAGCCGGAAGGAAGCCGAATCCCTGGCCGAGCGTCTCGACGGGGAAACCTTCGTCGTGATTCGCCAGGCATCGGACGGCGGCCACCTCTACGGGTCGGTCACGACCCGCGACGCCGCCGTGACGGCGACCGAGGCCGGCTATTCGATCGACCGCAAGCAGGTTCTGATCCGCCAGCCGATCAAGGATCTCGGCCTCCACGAGGTCGAAATCCACCTGCACCCCGAAGTGTCGGTCGCGATCACGCTGAACGTTGCGCGCTCGCCCGAAGAGGCCGAGCTTCAGGCTGCGGGCGGCACGATCCAGGAACGCGCAGCCGAGGAAGAAGCCGCCGCCGAATTCGAGATCGCAGAGCTTTTCGATGACATCGGCGGCTCGCTTTCGGATGACGACGCGGCCCCGGCCCGGGACGACTCCGAAACCCCGGACGAGAGCGCAGAGCAGAACTGATCGGGACACGGGGCGCGCGCACACGCACGCGCGCGCCTGCCCCGACAGCGCCAGACATAACCGGCCGCGAGCAGCCCGCGCTGTTCGCGGCCGTTTCACACGGGCTGCCGGATGTTCGGCCCGGACTCACCCCACGGTCAGCAGGCGGATCGCCCGGTCCTGCCGCATCAGCCAGAGCAGATGCCGCGCCGCCCGCCCGCGCCCGCTTTCAAGCGCCGGATCCGCGGCCAGCAACGCACGCGCATCGCTCTGTGCGATGCTCATCAGCCCCGCCTGCCGCTCAAGGTCGGCAATGCGGAACCGCGGCAGCCCCGACTGCGCGACCCCGATCACATCGCCCGCGCCCCGCATGGCAAGGTCGGCCTCGGCGATGGCGAACCCGTCCTCGGTCTCGCGCAGCACCTCGAGCCGGCGCCGCCCCCCCTCCGACAGCGGCGGGCGGTAAAGCAGCAGGCAGGTCGATTGCACCTCGCCCCGGCCGACGCGCCCCCGGAGCTGATGGAGTTGCGCAAGGCCAAAGGTCTCGGCCCGCTCGATCACCATGATCGAGGCATTGGGCACATCGACCCCGACCTCGATCACCGTGGTTGCAACCAGAACCCGCGTGCGGCCGGTCTGAAAATCCTCCATGGCCGCATCCTTTTCGGCCGGGGCAAGCTGCCCGTGGACCAGCCCCACGACCCCCTCGCCCAGCACGGCGCGCAACTGCCGGAACCGGTCCTGCGCGGCGGTCAGGTCGACGATTTCGGATTCCTCGACCAGCGGACAGACCCAGTAGCATTGCCGCCCCTCACTGATCGCGCGCCGCAGATGCGCCACCACCTCGTCCATGCGCTCGCTGGTGACCACGGCGGTGCGGATCGGCTTGCGACCCGGCGGCTTTTCATCCAGCAGCGACACATCCATGTCGCCATATTGCGCCAGCGCCAGACTGCGCGGGATCGGCGTCGCGGTCATCACCAGCATGTCCGCCCCTGCCCCCTTGCTTGCCAGATCAAGCCGCTGGCGCACGCCGAAACGGTGCTGTTCGTCGATGATGGCCAGACGCAGGTCGGCAAATTCCACATCCGCCTGAAACAGCGCATGGGTGCCGACGATGATGTGTGTCTCGCCCCGTTTCAGCGCCGCGAGCCTGTCGCGCCGCACCGCGGCCTTGTCGCGCCCGGTCAGGATGTCGAGCGTCACCCCGGCGGCCATGGCAAGCGGGCGCAGCCCCTCGAAATGCTGGCGCGCCAGAATCTCGGTCGGCGCCATCATCGCCCCCTGCCCGCCGGCCTCGACCGCATTCAGCAGCGCCATGAGCGCAACCACCGTCTTGCCCGCGCCCACGTCCCCCTGCAGCAACCGGGCCATACGCTCGGGCGCCGCCATGTCCGCCGCGATCTCGGCAATCGCGCGCTGCTGCGCCCCGGTGAGCGCGTAGGGCAGCGCCGCCAGAACCCGCGCCCGCAGGCGGCCGTCCCCCCGGCTCGAAATGCCGCGGGCCTTGCGCTCGCGTCCGCGCGCCAGGGCAAGCGTCAACTGATGCGCAAAAAGTTCGTCATAGGCGAGCCGCGCCCGCGCTGGCGTTGTGGGCGAAAGGTCATCCATACCGCGCGGCGCATGCGCCACCCGCAGCGCCGTCGCCCATCCGGGCCAGCCCTCGCGCGCCAGAAGCCCGGGGTCGATCCACTCGTCCAGTTCGGGCAGACGCGCAAGCGCCCCCTGCAGCGCCTTCAGCATGAGCTTCTGGCTGACCCCCTGCGTCAGGTGATAGACCGGCTCGAATTCCGGGATCGCGGCGGCCTCATCAACCGGCAGGACGTGATCCGGGTGCACCATCTGCGCCGCACCGTCGAACAGTTCGATCCGCCCCGAAACCACCCGCCGCGAACCGACCGGCAGCAGGCCTTCCAGATAGCCGCCGCGCGCGTGGAAAAAGACAAGCTGGAAATCCGCACCCTCGTCCTCGACCAGCACCCGCCAGGCCCCGCCCCGGCTTGCCGGCTTGCGATGGGCGCGCACGGTCACCTCGACCGTCGCCGTCACCGGCAGGTCGAGCCCGCGGACAGTGGCGCGCCGGCGCCGGTCGACCACCGCGTAGGGCAGCAAAAACAACAGATCGCCCGGCGTTTCCACGTCGATCTGTTCAAGCGCCCGCGCGGTCTTGGGCCCGATGCCGGGAAGCGTCTCGAGCCCGGCGAAAAGCGGGAACAGAACCTCCGGCCGGCCGCTCATGCCGAACCGATCAGGGAAAGCCAGCCATCCTCGTCAAGCGTCCTGACCCCGAGCGCCTCGGCCTTCGCCAGTTTCGATCCCGCCCCGGGCCCTGCCACGACAAGATCCGTGCGCGCCGAGACCGACCCCGCCACCTTCGCGCCCAGCGCCTCGGCCCGGGCCTTGGCCTCGGCGCGGGTCATCTTTTCGAGCGTGCCGGTAAACACGACCGTGAGCCCCTGCACCGGACTGTCGCTTTTCGGCAGCTCCGGCGAGGTTATCTCCAGCATCCCGGCCAGCCGGTCGATCGACTGGCGCTCGCGTTCCTGCGAAAACGCGGTAACGAGCGATGTCGCCAGCACATCGCCGATCCCCTCGATCCCCGTGATCTCGGCCCAGGCGGGGCTTTCAGCCAGCGCGGCGCGGCGCTCCCGCGCATTTCCGGCCCGGAAGGCAGGCTCCGCCGCCGCCCGGTCGACGGTGTCGGTCAGCGCCTCCCAGGTCATGAAATGGCGCGCAAGCACCGCCGAGGCGACCTCGCCCACATGGCGGATGCCAAGCGCGAACAGCAGCCGCGCCAGCGGAATGGTGCGGCGCGCCCGGATCGCGGCAAAAAGGTTGGCCGCCGATTTCTCGCCCCAGCCCTCGCGGTTGCGCAACTGCTGCAACCCGCTGCCGTAACGGTCCTCGAGCGTGAAAATATCGGCGGGCTCCCTGATCCAGCCATCGGCATGGAACTGTTCGACCTGCTTTTCACCAAGCCCCTCGATGTCGAAAGCGGCGCGGCTGACGAAATGCCGAAGCACCTCGACCTGCTGCGCCGGGCAGATCAGCCCTCCCGTGCAGCGGCGCACCGAATCGCCCTCCTCGCGGATCGCGGCGCTGCCACAGTCGGGGCAGCGGGTGGGAAATTCGTACGGAACGGCGCCTTCGGGGCGGCGGGCCAGATCGACATCATTGATCTTCGGGATCACGTCGCCGGCGCGATAGACCTGCACCCAGTCGCCGACGCGGATGTCCTTGCCTTCGCGGATCTCTCCGCCGCTCGCGTTGCGCCCGGCGATGTAATCCTCGTTGTGCAGCGTCGCGTTCGACACCACGACGCCCCCGACCGTGACCGGCGTAAGCCGCGCCACCGGTGACAGCGCGCCGGTGCGGCCGACGCGGATGCCGATGCTTTCCAGCCGCGTCCAGGCCAGTTCGGCCGGAAACTTGTGCGCGATGGCCCAGCGCGGCGTGGTCGAGCGATACCCGAGCCGCCCCTGCAGCACGAGGTCATTCACCTTGTAGACCACACCGTCGATATCGTAATCGAGCGTGGCGCGCTGTTCCTCGATCGCGTGATAACGCGCAATCAGGCACTCCGGCCCGTCGCAGAGCGAGGTGAGCGGATTGGTCTGGAACCCGAAACGCGCCAGCCGCTCGATCGCCCCGGCCTGCGTCGGCGCCAGCGGCTCGCTCACCTCTCCCCAGGCATAGGCGAAGAACCGCAGCGGCCGCGCCGCGGTCACACCGGGATCAAGCTGGCGCAGCG encodes:
- a CDS encoding DNA-packaging protein, with the protein product MRSTLSGLGLKSGAGWLACAPVAIRERFLDEIGEGGHCALPFLFEFWALPHQIAPEGDWRAWVVMGGRGAGKTRAGAEWVRAEVEGPRPLDSGRARRVALVGETYDQVRDVMVMGESGIIACSPPDRRPIWKASERKLVWPNGAEAQAYSAHDPEGLRGPQFDAAWADELAKWGRGEATWDMLQFALRRGERPRACVTTTPRNVGVLKRLLAAPSTVLTHAPTEANRANLAQSFLTEVRARYAGTRLGRQELDGVLLADAEGALWTTAMLEQARVETVPDLDRVVVALDPAVSAGAAADECGIIVAGACTQGPPQDWCAYVLADCTVQGVGPLGWARAAIAAMERFGAARLVAEVNQGGQLVEEVLRQVDPLLPFRAVRASRGKAARAEPVAALYEQGRVRHVAGLDLLEEQMCLMTARGYEGPGSPDRVDALVWALHELVIAPSRRILRPRLRML
- the fabD gene encoding ACP S-malonyltransferase; translated protein: MSRAFVFPGQGAQTIGMGEALAESYAAARAVFEEVDEALGERLSALIWQGDIDELTLTRNAQPALMATSLAAMRALEAEGVTIADAAFVAGHSLGEYSALAAAGAISLADTARLLRLRGQAMQEAVPVGDGAMAAILGLDLGAVREIAQEAAGDGVCAAANDNDPAQVVVSGDRAAVERAADLAREKGAKRAVMLPVSAPFHCALMEPAARAMQEALAGITIQAPAVPLVANVRAAPVSDPEEIRALLVEQVTGAVRWRESVLAMKAAGVDEIWEIGAGKALSGMIRRIDRSIATRNMGTPAEIIEAAASRG
- the mltG gene encoding endolytic transglycosylase MltG, whose protein sequence is MWRSIASNMVSFLIIVLLAIGGVILWGKRQYTTEGPLAEAICLRVERGANIARVSRDLAEQGAVRHPSIFRIGAGYTEKADKLKAGSFLIRPGASMDEIMDEITRGGASTCGTEIIYRVGVNHTQTRVRQLDPAEGRFVELVEFDTISDEAPEEYAEQLKQPDTRYRIALAEGVTNWQVVEALKAIDILEGEVGELPPEGHLAPDSYDAAPGMERAALLDRMQQRQELRIAAAWEGREEGLPYDSADQMLIMASIIEKETGVPQERGQVASVFVNRLERGMRLQTDPTVIYGITNGKGVLGRGLRQSELRKATPWNTYVIEGLPETPIANPGVASLEAAVAPEKTDYLFFVADGTGGHSFAATLDEHNRNVANWRRIEAESAGE
- a CDS encoding acyl carrier protein, yielding MSDVADRVKKIVVEHLGVEEDKVTESASFIDDLGADSLDTVELVMAFEEEFGIEIPDDAAETIQTVGDAVKFISEAS
- the rpsR gene encoding 30S ribosomal protein S18; this translates as MAMRPFFRRRKVCPFSGENAPVIDYKDTRLLQRYISERGKIVPSRITAVSAGKQRELARAIKRARFLALLPYVVK
- the fabG gene encoding 3-oxoacyl-[acyl-carrier-protein] reductase, with translation MFDLTGKSALVTGASGGIGGEIARALHGAGANVGLSGTRREPLESLAAELGERAHVLPCNLSDPDAVEALPRQAVEAMGGVDILVNNAGITRDNLFMRMADEEWQNVIDVNLTAAFRLCRGVLRGMMKARWGRIVNVSSVVGAIGNPGQSNYAAAKAALGGMGKSLAHEVATRGITVNMVAPGFVSTAMTEKLNDEQRATILAKVPAGRMGTPQEIAAAVLYLSSPEAAYVTGATLHVNGGMAML
- the rplI gene encoding 50S ribosomal protein L9, translating into MQVILLERVAKLGQMGDIVDVKPGFARNYLLLQKKALTASKENIEAFEDQKAQLEARNLESRKEAESLAERLDGETFVVIRQASDGGHLYGSVTTRDAAVTATEAGYSIDRKQVLIRQPIKDLGLHEVEIHLHPEVSVAITLNVARSPEEAELQAAGGTIQERAAEEEAAAEFEIAELFDDIGGSLSDDDAAPARDDSETPDESAEQN
- a CDS encoding 1-(5-phosphoribosyl)-5-[(5-phosphoribosylamino)methylideneamino]imidazole-4-carboxamide isomerase — protein: MRLYPTLQLHKGRCALLPKGDLRDPVIHDDDPLELAASFARAGAEWMHVTDLDGAAGEGNNAELIEEIIRVAGIPVQLGGGIRSRESVDYWLERGVGRVVLGSWPVWEPQMVRDLVKFLPDQVVLAVDVREGQVMINGWRQQSAFPPDQFISSFDDLPLAGILVTDIDSDVGEIDATLGLISGLAAGARAPVIASGVVRHIDDVARLAHDPNIAGAIIGRALLQRTVDLPLALSVAQPSAEPTAALQ
- the rpsF gene encoding 30S ribosomal protein S6, whose amino-acid sequence is MPLYEHVMIARQDLSGTQAEGLIEHFGGVLTDNGGKLVDQEYWGVKTMAYRINKNRKGHYLFMRTDAPAPAVQEMERLMRLHDDVMRVLTIKVDEHKEGPSVQMQKRDDRDSRRDNR
- the fabF gene encoding beta-ketoacyl-ACP synthase II; amino-acid sequence: MRRVVVTGLGLVTPLGTGVEHSWEGILAGRSGAGTIRQFDPSRLATTYACEVPRGDGSDGSFNADDWVEPKDQRKIADFILYGIAAADMAVRDARWTPEAEEDRLRTGVMLGSGIGGLGSIADTAILLKERGPRRVSPFFIPGALINLISGQVSIRYGFKGPNHAVVTACSTGAHAIGDASRLIRYGDADVMVAGGAEAAISEIGIAGFNACKALSTKFGDNPQAASRPYDVDRDGFVMGEGAGVVVLEEYEHAKARGATIYAEILGYGLSGDAYHVTAPSEDGDGAERAMRAALGHAGLEPGAIDYINAHGTSTMADTIELRAVERMMGDAAKDVTMSSTKSMTGHLLGAAGAIEAIFTVLALRDQVAPPTINLDNPAAETVVDLAANAKRERKIDVALSNSFGFGGTNASLVFGKPA